The genomic interval ACCTTATAATGATTCGGCGCCTGCGCGGCCGCGCTCAATAATTTTTCGATCACCGCGCGCGGAACTTCATCCTGCTTTACTTTTGCATTACTCTGTCTGTGATGAATTGCTTCAATGACGTCCATGAAATCCTCCAGCCTATTGATACAATTGTGGCAAAGGTTCTTACCCATGAAAATTTTTTATTCCGAAACGCATCGCAAGCATGACCCATCGTTTGAACTATTTGACGGCGGCTTGCGCGCGCCGTATCTCGAAAACCCCGACCGCATGGATCGCATCCTGAACGCTCTGCGCGAAACAGATTGGGCGGAGATACGGGAACCGTCGGATTTTGGACTCGACCCGATTCTCGCCGCGCACGACAAAGACTACATTGCGTTCCTCGCCTCTTGCTGGACGGAATGGCTGGAGACAAAGCCCAAAGATCCCTCCCTCTTTTTGCCTGCCACGTTCGCTCTTCGGCATCACCCCCAAAAGCCGAAGTCGTTGCTCGGGCGCGGCGGCTACTACATCATGGATCTGAGCGCGTGCATCGTCGAAGGGACATACCAAGCCGCATTGGCTTCTGCGAATTGCGCGCTCAGCGCGGCCGAATCAATTATTCAATCCACCGCTTCGCCCTCCTCTTCATCCTTCAGAATTCAGCCTTCATCCTTTGCCCTATGCCGCCCGCCCGGTCATCACGCCGGCAAAGATTACGCGGGCGGATATTGCTTCATCAACAACGCGGCAGTTGCCGCGCATTGGTTGTCTTCCAAAGGAAACGTCGCGGTGATCGACATTGATTACCACTGCGGCAACGGCACACAAGATATTTTCTATGAACGCAACGATGTGTTGACCATTTCCATCCATGCCGACCCCGACTTTGAGTACCCGAGTTATTTCGGTTTTGCCAACGAACGCGGCAAGGATCAAGGCTTGGGCTTTCATCACAACTTCCCCTTACCCAAAGGCACGGACGATGGATCATATCTCGCCGTGTTGGATCGCGCGCTGGAGTTGATCCGCGAATACAAACCTGCGCATCTCGTCGTTTCTGCCGGCATGGACATTTACGCCGACGACCCGCTTGGCACGATCAAAGTATCGACCGAGGGCATCCGCGAGATCGGCAGACGCATCGCCTTATTGAATCTTCCTTCTGTGATCGTGATGGAGGGCGGATACAATAATGAGGCGCTGGGCAGGAACATCACAGCCTTTCTTGGAGAGTTCAAATGAAAAAACCTTTATCACAAAGGCTTGTATTGAGCGAAGTCGAAGTGACACCAAGCACACAAAGTGAAACTCTACGGAAAGGCGATTCGATTATCGCTCGTCCAACCTTAGTGACCTTTGTGTCCTTCGTGTTAAAAAGGTCTCCTGCTGTCTTTGTCCTGATAATCATACTTACAGCCTGCGGAGTATCGCCCGTTGCGCAAGCGACACCGACAGCCACCGCAAGCGTTGTCCCACCGACAGACACTCCTCAACCCACGCTCACCTTCGCGCCGACCGAAACATTCACCCCGACAATTACCTTCACGCCAAGCATCACCCCGACGTTCACGATCACATCCACGCCGACGTTTTCATTCCCTGTGGTTACGGTCAACAAACAAGCGCATTGCCGCTACGGTCCCTCGCAAGCCTATCTCCACGCCGCAGACTTGTACCCCGGCGATGTTGGCACAGCGCGCCAGCGATTTCTATATAGCAAATGGCTGTACGTGAAATTCGACAAACTGGATTATTTCTGCTGGGTCGCGCCATCCGTTGTGGATGTGGTCGGCGATGTGACCACGCTGGAGTACAAAGAACTTCATCTGCAATCCATCGGGAGCAACATGTACGGCCCGCCGCAGAACGTGTTTGCGGTCCGCGATGGGAAAAAAGTTACGATCCATTGGGACAAGGTCGTGATGACCAACGACGACGACCGCGGCTACCTCCTCGAACTGTTCGTCTGCCAAAACGGCGCGTATATTT from Candidatus Defluviilinea gracilis carries:
- a CDS encoding histone deacetylase family protein — protein: MKIFYSETHRKHDPSFELFDGGLRAPYLENPDRMDRILNALRETDWAEIREPSDFGLDPILAAHDKDYIAFLASCWTEWLETKPKDPSLFLPATFALRHHPQKPKSLLGRGGYYIMDLSACIVEGTYQAALASANCALSAAESIIQSTASPSSSSFRIQPSSFALCRPPGHHAGKDYAGGYCFINNAAVAAHWLSSKGNVAVIDIDYHCGNGTQDIFYERNDVLTISIHADPDFEYPSYFGFANERGKDQGLGFHHNFPLPKGTDDGSYLAVLDRALELIREYKPAHLVVSAGMDIYADDPLGTIKVSTEGIREIGRRIALLNLPSVIVMEGGYNNEALGRNITAFLGEFK